One window of the Labilibaculum sp. genome contains the following:
- a CDS encoding alpha/beta hydrolase, translating to MLKYKIVPLLFLLLPILGWGQNEFPKDTSFSVYSAGKKIEKDFPQALPVKEIVSSEFLSLPNQVYRIRPNRKLRMDVFLPNRDCGQKRPVVMMIHGGGWRSGNKSHLVPMAQQLAADGYVTASVEYRLSMEAIYPAAIYDLKEAIRFLKHNSDLYGIDTTKIAVLGCSSGATLASFMAATAGITKFDDPESVYSNYSSRVQALVNIDGVVDYTDPNESRKISNPKKPSAASLFFGVTYQENPELWKEASPINYVDEYMPTTLYINSALPRFHAGRDSLFHILDRNKTYHEVHTIENTPHPFWLFHPWFEEAHGCILNFLNTVFR from the coding sequence ATGTTAAAATATAAAATAGTACCGCTTCTTTTTTTACTGCTCCCAATATTGGGTTGGGGGCAAAATGAATTTCCTAAGGACACTTCGTTTTCGGTATATTCTGCAGGGAAAAAAATAGAGAAAGATTTTCCACAAGCTTTACCGGTTAAAGAAATTGTTTCTAGTGAGTTTCTATCATTACCAAATCAAGTTTACCGGATAAGACCAAACAGAAAGCTGCGCATGGATGTTTTTCTTCCGAACAGAGATTGCGGGCAGAAACGACCAGTTGTTATGATGATTCATGGTGGTGGTTGGCGGTCTGGCAATAAGTCGCATTTGGTTCCTATGGCGCAGCAGTTGGCTGCTGATGGTTATGTGACAGCCTCGGTTGAGTATCGTTTATCAATGGAAGCGATATACCCTGCAGCTATTTATGACTTGAAGGAGGCCATTCGGTTTTTAAAACACAATAGTGATTTATATGGCATCGACACAACGAAAATAGCGGTATTGGGTTGCTCATCGGGTGCCACACTTGCAAGCTTTATGGCTGCTACAGCAGGAATAACAAAGTTTGATGATCCTGAATCGGTTTACTCCAACTACTCGTCAAGAGTGCAGGCTTTGGTGAATATAGATGGTGTTGTTGACTATACTGACCCAAATGAAAGCCGAAAAATAAGTAATCCAAAGAAGCCATCGGCAGCAAGTCTGTTTTTTGGAGTTACTTATCAGGAAAATCCGGAACTATGGAAGGAAGCCTCTCCAATTAACTATGTGGATGAATATATGCCAACAACATTGTATATAAACAGTGCGTTGCCACGTTTTCATGCCGGAAGAGATTCTTTGTTTCATATCCTCGATAGGAATAAAACGTATCACGAAGTACATACAATTGAAAATACACCTCATCCTTTTTGGCTTTTTCATCCATGGTTCGAAGAAGCGCATGGCTGTATTCTTAATTTTCTTAACACTGTTTTTAGGTAG